A genomic region of Anaerolineales bacterium contains the following coding sequences:
- the rpsR gene encoding 30S ribosomal protein S18 → MAYRDNREDRVEGEESSEERSGGGRGRFFRKPKVDPFEADKNLKIDYKDVDLLKRFLTPEGKIRPRRQTGVIARNQRKLARAIKRARHLALLSYTDQSSD, encoded by the coding sequence ATGGCATACCGAGACAATCGTGAAGACCGAGTAGAAGGCGAAGAGAGCAGCGAAGAGCGCAGTGGCGGCGGTCGTGGCCGCTTCTTCCGCAAGCCCAAGGTGGATCCGTTTGAGGCCGATAAGAACCTCAAGATCGACTACAAGGATGTGGATCTGCTCAAGCGCTTCCTGACCCCCGAGGGCAAGATCCGCCCGCGCCGCCAGACGGGTGTGATCGCCCGCAACCAGCGCAAGCTGGCCCGCGCCATCAAGCGTGCCCGCCACCTGGCGCTGCTGTCCTACACCGACCAATCGTCTGACTAA
- a CDS encoding GNAT family N-acetyltransferase, whose translation MILGKRIRLRGVEREDLPLFLSWLNDREVRRNLAGDWPLSMAQEERWFAQLPNRSLHEQPLVIEIPHEGGWLPIGNCSFHNLNWLDRNAELGLMIGVKAHWNQGYGTEAMQLMQAVGFETLNLHRLYLQVYERNLAGIRAYEKAGFVHEGRQRQGRYNEGMYLDVLIMSILRPEWDARNEGAQ comes from the coding sequence GTGATCCTTGGCAAACGTATCCGCCTGCGCGGCGTGGAACGCGAAGACTTGCCGCTGTTTCTCAGTTGGCTGAATGACCGCGAGGTGCGCCGCAACTTGGCCGGTGACTGGCCGCTCTCCATGGCGCAGGAAGAGCGCTGGTTCGCACAACTGCCCAACCGCTCGCTGCACGAGCAGCCGCTGGTGATCGAAATTCCGCATGAAGGGGGCTGGTTGCCGATCGGCAATTGCAGCTTCCATAATCTCAACTGGCTGGATCGCAACGCTGAACTGGGGCTGATGATCGGCGTTAAGGCGCACTGGAACCAGGGCTATGGCACCGAGGCGATGCAACTGATGCAGGCCGTGGGTTTTGAAACCCTGAACCTGCACCGCTTGTATCTGCAGGTGTATGAGCGCAACCTGGCGGGCATCCGCGCCTATGAGAAAGCGGGCTTCGTGCATGAAGGCCGCCAGCGCCAGGGGCGGTACAATGAAGGCATGTACTTGGACGTGCTCATCATGAGTATTTTGCGCCCCGAATGGGACGCGCGCAACGAGGGCGCACAATGA
- a CDS encoding cobalamin B12-binding domain-containing protein yields MTEEKKIRVLVGKPGLDGHDRGAKVIARALRDAGMEVIYTGLRQTPEMIAEATLQEDVDAVGLSILSGAHLTLVPRIIELIRANGQDDVRIFVGGIIPDEDVTKLKEMGVDGVYGPGSPTHAIIDDIRRLIPKAS; encoded by the coding sequence ATGACCGAAGAGAAGAAAATTCGTGTATTGGTGGGCAAGCCGGGGCTGGATGGGCACGACCGCGGCGCCAAGGTGATTGCGCGCGCCTTGCGCGATGCCGGCATGGAAGTGATCTACACTGGCCTGCGCCAGACCCCCGAAATGATCGCCGAAGCCACCCTGCAGGAAGATGTGGACGCAGTGGGGCTCTCGATCCTCTCCGGTGCGCACCTCACCCTGGTGCCGCGTATCATCGAACTCATTCGCGCCAACGGTCAAGACGATGTGCGTATTTTTGTGGGCGGCATCATCCCCGATGAAGACGTAACCAAGCTCAAAGAAATGGGCGTGGATGGCGTCTACGGCCCGGGCTCCCCGACCCACGCCATCATTGACGATATTCGCCGCCTCATCCCTAAGGCCAGCTAA
- the meaB gene encoding methylmalonyl Co-A mutase-associated GTPase MeaB produces MSATDAVLQGERLAISRLLTEVENDTLAGQTALNQLFMHTGRAHLIGITGAPGTGKSSLVNQIALQYRQAPQPLKVAIVAVDPSSPFTGGAVLGDRVRMRELSGDRGVFIRSMATRGSLGGLAAATAGMAQVLDAAGFDVILIETVGAGQSEVEVAKLAHTVLVVDVPGLGDDVQAIKAGILEIADILVLNKADRPGVEAAERALLGMLKLGHPTKHLVQHHGHVEEVLAPADAAVDDWLIPIRRTVATDGSGLPELLAALAQHKAHLQASGDWQRRERARLHTQLEDLVGRTLMSRWRSQLAPGAYAAVLEQLVARQLSPRQALQSLLAE; encoded by the coding sequence GTGAGCGCCACTGACGCCGTCCTCCAGGGCGAACGCCTGGCCATCTCGCGCTTGTTGACCGAGGTGGAAAACGATACCCTCGCCGGCCAAACCGCGCTCAATCAATTGTTCATGCACACCGGCCGGGCGCATCTGATCGGTATTACCGGTGCGCCGGGCACCGGCAAATCCTCACTGGTTAATCAAATCGCCCTGCAGTATCGCCAGGCGCCCCAACCGCTAAAAGTTGCCATCGTTGCCGTTGACCCGAGCAGCCCGTTTACCGGCGGCGCCGTGCTGGGTGACCGTGTGCGCATGCGCGAGCTCTCCGGCGATCGCGGCGTCTTCATCCGCTCGATGGCCACGCGCGGCTCGCTGGGCGGCCTGGCGGCGGCCACCGCCGGCATGGCGCAGGTGTTGGACGCCGCCGGCTTTGATGTGATCCTCATCGAGACCGTAGGCGCCGGGCAATCTGAAGTGGAAGTGGCCAAGCTGGCGCATACCGTGCTGGTGGTAGATGTGCCCGGCCTGGGGGATGATGTGCAGGCGATCAAAGCGGGCATTTTGGAGATCGCCGATATTCTCGTGCTTAACAAGGCGGATCGCCCAGGTGTGGAGGCGGCCGAACGTGCCCTGTTGGGCATGCTCAAGCTGGGCCATCCTACTAAGCACTTAGTGCAACATCACGGGCATGTAGAAGAAGTGCTGGCGCCCGCAGATGCCGCAGTAGACGATTGGCTGATCCCGATCCGGCGCACGGTGGCCACCGACGGCAGCGGCCTGCCAGAACTGTTGGCAGCGCTCGCCCAGCACAAAGCGCACTTGCAGGCCAGCGGCGATTGGCAGCGGCGTGAACGCGCCCGCTTGCACACCCAGTTGGAAGACCTGGTGGGGCGCACCCTAATGAGCCGTTGGCGCAGCCAGTTGGCGCCGGGCGCTTACGCCGCCGTGCTGGAGCAACTGGTGGCGCGCCAGCTCTCGCCGCGCCAGGCCTTGCAGTCCTTGCTGGCCGAATAG
- a CDS encoding ribose-phosphate diphosphokinase, whose product MYGDIKLFTGSGNPELAQKIAEYLHVPLSGRDIIEFSNENIMVRLHGSVRGQDVYVIQSTGRPVQRNWMELLIMLQTLRLDSAARITAVIPYMSYARSDKKDQPRVPIVARLMADMVQIAGADRYMTLDLHAGQIQGFFSIPGDVLTAFHILSKHVGDLCKTLKDPVVVSTDLGFAKRARNFAERINVPLAIIEKRRTPHDARTEAMSVVGDVVDKDVILLDDEVDTAGSVSNAIQLLKKTGARDVYLVFVHAVLSGPAIERLSSQPLAGIITTDTVPIAEEDKRKLGDKLTILSVNELLGEVIDRAHKGVSVGQMFNE is encoded by the coding sequence CTGTACGGCGATATCAAGTTGTTCACCGGCAGCGGCAACCCTGAGTTGGCGCAGAAAATTGCCGAATACCTCCACGTTCCGCTCAGCGGGCGCGACATCATCGAATTCTCCAATGAAAACATCATGGTGCGTTTGCACGGCAGCGTGCGAGGCCAGGATGTGTATGTGATCCAATCCACCGGGCGGCCGGTGCAGCGCAACTGGATGGAGCTGCTGATCATGCTGCAAACGCTGCGCCTCGATTCGGCGGCGCGCATTACGGCGGTGATCCCGTATATGAGCTACGCGCGCTCCGACAAGAAGGACCAGCCGCGCGTGCCGATCGTGGCGCGCTTGATGGCCGATATGGTGCAGATCGCCGGGGCCGATCGTTACATGACGCTGGACCTGCACGCGGGCCAGATCCAGGGCTTCTTCTCCATCCCGGGCGATGTGCTCACCGCCTTCCACATTCTTTCCAAGCATGTCGGTGATCTGTGCAAGACGCTGAAAGACCCGGTGGTGGTGAGCACGGATCTGGGCTTCGCCAAGCGGGCGCGCAACTTTGCGGAGCGCATCAACGTGCCGCTGGCAATTATTGAGAAGCGCCGCACCCCACACGACGCGCGTACCGAGGCGATGAGCGTGGTGGGTGACGTGGTGGATAAGGATGTGATCCTGCTGGATGATGAGGTGGATACCGCCGGTTCGGTTTCCAATGCCATTCAGTTGTTGAAAAAGACCGGCGCTCGCGATGTGTATCTGGTGTTTGTGCACGCGGTGCTTTCCGGGCCGGCCATCGAGCGCCTCTCGAGCCAGCCACTGGCCGGCATCATCACCACGGATACCGTGCCGATCGCCGAGGAAGACAAACGCAAACTGGGCGATAAGCTCACCATCCTCTCGGTCAACGAATTGCTCGGCGAAGTGATCGACCGTGCCCACAAGGGGGTGAGTGTGGGCCAGATGTTCAATGAGTAA